The Brevibacillus brevis genome contains a region encoding:
- a CDS encoding IclR family transcriptional regulator encodes MDQVLSSVRNGCRLLKIFLDSPKELGVTELSKKLQLSKGAVHKLLSTLESEGFIRQNEKTKQYTLGYTLLELGTKVLTNHDIVDFSKPFLGQLVSRTNELAVLCVQDSKDAIYVAKEDSLHPIRFTVESFRRFPLYSTSAARVLLAYQPEEFQDEILQEHPLKSYTPHSYTSVDQIKEDLVTIRERGYEISSNRRNTGVTGIAAPIFDSTGHVTASVSVIGPTDRVMPKKEEILQETLATVRAMSAQLGYRMS; translated from the coding sequence ATGGACCAAGTATTGTCTTCTGTTCGAAATGGCTGTCGGCTGTTAAAAATATTTCTCGATTCGCCAAAGGAACTCGGGGTAACGGAGCTCAGCAAAAAGCTCCAGCTGTCCAAGGGAGCCGTTCACAAGCTCCTGTCCACGCTGGAGTCTGAAGGCTTTATCCGCCAAAATGAAAAAACCAAGCAGTATACGCTTGGCTACACGTTGCTGGAGCTGGGCACTAAGGTGCTCACGAATCACGATATCGTTGATTTCTCCAAGCCGTTCTTAGGTCAGCTCGTCTCACGGACAAACGAATTGGCTGTCTTATGTGTACAAGATTCCAAGGACGCGATCTATGTAGCCAAAGAGGATTCCCTTCATCCTATTCGCTTTACCGTAGAATCCTTCCGGCGTTTTCCTCTTTACTCTACCTCCGCTGCGAGGGTTTTGCTCGCCTATCAGCCGGAGGAGTTTCAGGATGAGATTTTGCAGGAACACCCACTGAAAAGCTACACGCCTCATTCGTACACCTCGGTCGATCAAATCAAAGAGGACTTGGTGACGATCCGCGAGCGGGGCTATGAAATTAGCTCAAATCGACGCAATACAGGCGTGACCGGTATCGCCGCCCCGATTTTTGATTCAACTGGACACGTAACTGCATCCGTCAGTGTCATCGGTCCCACTGACCGCGTGATGCCGAAAAAAGAAGAGATTTTACAAGAAACGCTAGCGACGGTACGTGCGATGTCTGCTCAGTTAGGGTATCGAATGTCTTGA